The Glandiceps talaboti chromosome 1, keGlaTala1.1, whole genome shotgun sequence genome has a segment encoding these proteins:
- the LOC144434113 gene encoding kappa-type opioid receptor-like, which translates to MTSNISFADQAGDGYQYTSDNDSFQVSTNASNNSNHYYYFNEYCSIDYNVLFYCRTILSTIALVGNVSFVFVVARVRAMNTIPNYHFINLAATDTMVIFAEMTNLAISRLMMDGYLSASISMRISMIFPKVWIFVTPLFLVTALLTITLISIERYIVVCHPLKANVLNLRSRRRVITLMISTWIVGLAMGTFSLCAFYYQTGRLTLIAWLVIFASFTVFPIIVVVVCYAMVVSTVFMMKRPIGQHGKDDKRRSRKRRQERNVLILCVAITLLFFICFTPLSANQMIRAYNTVSERASVGEETMACMRTAQTLLLLVHLAISPILYNVGSKIRRRAFRSAFVCHRPCMKSEKYDSNGSSFRMKRFSVYRNSERTAEAVSEY; encoded by the coding sequence ATGACATCCAACATCAGTTTTGCGGATCAAGCAGGAGATGGATACCAGTACACGTCTGATAATGATAGCTTTCAAGTTAGTACCAATGCGTCAAACAATTCGAATCACTACTACTATTTCAACGAGTACTGTTCGATAGACTATAACGTTCTGTTTTACTGCAGAACCATTCTCAGTACAATCGCTCTTGTTGGGAATGTTTCATTTGTGTTCGTCGTAGCACGAGTTCGAGCAATGAATACGATCCCAAATTACCACTTCATTAACCTTGCCGCCACTGACACCATGGTAATCTTTGCAGAAATGACTAATTTGGCAATATCTCGCCTTATGATGGATGGTTACCTATCAGCGAGCATATCAATGAGAATTTCTATGATATTTCCAAAGGTCTGGATTTTCGTTACGCCACTGTTTCTAGTTACAGCATTGTTGACAATCACACTCATAAGTATAGAAAGATATATCGTTGTGTGCCATCCACTGAAAGCCAATGTATTAAACCTACGAAGTCGAAGGCGAGTTATTACGCTTATGATCTCAACGTGGATTGTTGGCCTAGCCATGGGTACATTCTCTCTCTGTGCCTTTTACTACCAGACAGGTCGGTTAACCCTAATTGCTTGGCTCGTTATATTTGCATCGTTTACTGTGTTCCCGATCATCGTTGTAGTTGTATGCTACGCAATGGTGGTTTCAACTGTTTTCATGATGAAGCGACCAATCGGTCAACATGGAAAAGACGACAAGAGGAGAAGTCGGAAAAGGAGACAGGAAAGGAACGTACTTATTTTGTGCGTCGCCATTACCCTGCTTTTTTTCATATGCTTCACTCCTTTGTCGGCAAACCAAATGATCAGGGCGTACAATACAGTATCTGAACGTGCATCTGTTGGGGAAGAGACGATGGCATGTATGCGTACAGCACAGACCCTCCTTTTACTTGTTCACCTGGCAATAAGTCCTATACTATACAACGTTGGAAGCAAAATAAGGAGACGCGCATTCCGTTCAGCATTTGTGTGCCACCGCCCTTGCATGAAGTCGGAGAAATACGACTCAAATGGAAGTTCCTTTCGAATGAAACGGTTCAGCGTATACCGTAACAGTGAACGAACGGCAGAAGCAGTATCCGAATATTGA